In Elusimicrobiota bacterium, the genomic window ACATTTTCTCTAGGCCTGACTCTACTACTGATCTTTTTTCTTTGCCTTCCGTAATAAACACTATTACTGCTTTCTTGTGGTCAATCCATAAACCCACGTTTACTTTCACAGGCACCTCCTATGTGCTCAACGTAGACAAGTTTACTCCGTCCTTCTATTCATAAAGCGGATGTATAGGTCTTCAACTTTTTTTCTTGCCCAGGGAGTTTTCCTTAAGAAAGTTAAACTGGACTTTATACTGGGTTCAAAATTAAAGCATCTTATCCTTACATCCCTGCCCAACTTTTCCCATCCATAATGCTCAACCAAACGCTGAAGGATCATTTCCAAGGTAACGCTATGAAGAGGGTCTTTTGATTTGTGACTTATCATTTTTTAATTTCTGATCTTTGGTATTTGA contains:
- a CDS encoding VF530 family protein yields the protein MISHKSKDPLHSVTLEMILQRLVEHYGWEKLGRDVRIRCFNFEPSIKSSLTFLRKTPWARKKVEDLYIRFMNRRTE